The following are from one region of the Gossypium hirsutum isolate 1008001.06 chromosome D03, Gossypium_hirsutum_v2.1, whole genome shotgun sequence genome:
- the LOC107927038 gene encoding probable phytol kinase 3, chloroplastic isoform X1 has product MLYENSLVSDLFAAVVCCGVIFAFLLLWQVTAKCGVDQKLNRKLVHISIGLVFMLCWPLFSAGYRGAILAAITPGVNIIRMLLIGSGIWKDEATVKSMSRYGNYRELLKGPLYYAITVTLACVVYWRTSPIGIAALCNLCAGDGLADVVGRRLGRKKLPYNRNKSIAGSVAMATAGFLSSVGYMYYFSYFGYIQDGWGMILRFLVVSLASALVESLPISTELDDNLTVSLTSIFIGSLIF; this is encoded by the exons ATGTTATATGAAAACTCTCTGGTGTCCGACTTGTTCGCCGCCGTGGTTTGCTGCGGCGTTATATTCGCGTTTCTCTTACTCTGGCAAGTAACCGCCAAATGCGGCGTAGATCAG AAACTGAATAGGAAGCTTGTGCATATAAGTATTGGGCTAGTTTTCATGCTTTGCTGGCCATTATTCAG TGCAGGGTATCGCGGAGCAATTTTAGCAGCTATCACTCCTGGTGTCAATATTATACGAATGCTTCTTATCGGTTCTGGAATTTGGAAAGATGAAGCCACTGTGAAGTCAATGAGCAGATACGGAAACTACAG GGAACTTCTCAAAGGACCACTCTATTATGCTATAACGGTTACTTTGGCTTGTGTGGTCTATTGGAGGACTTCACCTATTGGAATTGCTGCCTTATGCAACCTTTGTGCTGGAGATG GTTTGGCCGATGTGGTGGGAAGGCGATTAGGTAGAAAGAAACTTCCTTACAATAGGAACAAGTCCATAGCTGGTAGTGTTGCAATGGCAACAGCTGGTTTTTTGTCCTCTGTTGG GTACATGTATTACTTTTCTTACTTCGGTTATATTCAAGATGGTTGGGGGATGATCTTGCGTTTCTTGGTTGTGTCTCTTGCCTCGGCGCTGGTAGAGTCTCTTCCGATTAGCACCGAGCTTGATGACAACCTCACCGTTTCATTAACCTCAATATTTATCGGCAGTCTCATTTTCTGA
- the LOC107927038 gene encoding farnesol kinase, chloroplastic isoform X2 yields the protein MLPFPPSSVSGRRQPTITALFDQKLNRKLVHISIGLVFMLCWPLFSAGYRGAILAAITPGVNIIRMLLIGSGIWKDEATVKSMSRYGNYRELLKGPLYYAITVTLACVVYWRTSPIGIAALCNLCAGDGLADVVGRRLGRKKLPYNRNKSIAGSVAMATAGFLSSVGYMYYFSYFGYIQDGWGMILRFLVVSLASALVESLPISTELDDNLTVSLTSIFIGSLIF from the exons ATGCTACCGTTCCCTCCGTCCTCCGTGTCAGGGAGGAGACAGCCGACAATCACCGCTCTATTTGATCAG AAACTGAATAGGAAGCTTGTGCATATAAGTATTGGGCTAGTTTTCATGCTTTGCTGGCCATTATTCAG TGCAGGGTATCGCGGAGCAATTTTAGCAGCTATCACTCCTGGTGTCAATATTATACGAATGCTTCTTATCGGTTCTGGAATTTGGAAAGATGAAGCCACTGTGAAGTCAATGAGCAGATACGGAAACTACAG GGAACTTCTCAAAGGACCACTCTATTATGCTATAACGGTTACTTTGGCTTGTGTGGTCTATTGGAGGACTTCACCTATTGGAATTGCTGCCTTATGCAACCTTTGTGCTGGAGATG GTTTGGCCGATGTGGTGGGAAGGCGATTAGGTAGAAAGAAACTTCCTTACAATAGGAACAAGTCCATAGCTGGTAGTGTTGCAATGGCAACAGCTGGTTTTTTGTCCTCTGTTGG GTACATGTATTACTTTTCTTACTTCGGTTATATTCAAGATGGTTGGGGGATGATCTTGCGTTTCTTGGTTGTGTCTCTTGCCTCGGCGCTGGTAGAGTCTCTTCCGATTAGCACCGAGCTTGATGACAACCTCACCGTTTCATTAACCTCAATATTTATCGGCAGTCTCATTTTCTGA